Proteins found in one Alteromonas macleodii genomic segment:
- a CDS encoding uroporphyrinogen-III synthase, producing MLLFTRPLPKLKASASAFEQAGIKAVGVATSDIIDISSERKAAAEYLASNTVNAIIVTSVYAVNSVISGLRDIASPLPLIIAVGDATARKLQAGLETFSSANVVTPKVHTSEGILAMHQLNEANCKHVVIIKGEGGREAIAKGLDEKGILVNSFCVYKREQLTRPVYTKRWKMGEVSGIIATSEAMALQLIEQFGNALLAFKWLTVSDRVAQTLNSKGVKEVAVCQRATDQALIAWVKDNWEY from the coding sequence ATGCTTCTGTTCACGCGCCCACTGCCAAAATTAAAAGCGAGTGCTTCGGCTTTCGAGCAAGCGGGCATTAAAGCGGTAGGGGTAGCCACCTCTGACATTATTGATATCTCGTCTGAACGAAAAGCCGCAGCAGAATATTTAGCTTCAAATACAGTAAACGCAATTATTGTTACCAGCGTATACGCTGTGAATAGTGTTATTTCGGGGCTGCGTGACATAGCCTCCCCACTCCCTTTAATTATTGCTGTTGGCGATGCCACTGCGCGCAAACTGCAGGCAGGCCTTGAAACGTTTTCTTCGGCGAACGTTGTTACTCCAAAGGTCCATACATCCGAAGGTATACTGGCAATGCATCAGCTTAATGAGGCAAACTGTAAGCATGTCGTTATTATTAAAGGTGAAGGTGGACGAGAAGCCATAGCAAAAGGATTAGACGAAAAAGGTATTTTAGTAAATAGCTTTTGCGTTTATAAAAGGGAGCAACTTACACGCCCAGTTTACACAAAACGTTGGAAAATGGGCGAAGTTAGCGGCATTATCGCTACAAGCGAAGCAATGGCACTGCAACTGATAGAACAATTTGGTAACGCTTTGTTAGCCTTTAAATGGTTAACAGTGAGTGACCGAGTCGCCCAAACCCTTAACAGTAAAGGTGTTAAAGAGGTAGCGGTTTGTCAGCGAGCCACCGATCAGGCACTCATCGCCTGGGTAAAGGATAACTGGGAGTATTGA
- the hemC gene encoding hydroxymethylbilane synthase, producing the protein MSHLNTTRTVRIATRKSALALWQAEYVKAKLMEHYPSMTVELVPMSTQGDKILDTPLAKIGGKGLFIKELEIAMLEGRADIAVHSMKDVPVEFPEGFGLHAICERENPFDAFVSNDHDSLDALPQGAVVGTSSLRRQCQVRKYRPDLIIKDLRGNVNTRLAKLDAGEYDAIILASAGLIRLEMESRIRMPLPADISLPAVGQGAVGIECRNDDEELINLLQALNHTDTNTRVTAERAMNERLEGGCQVPIGSFATLDGDVLTLTGMVGKPDGSELLFASATASREKAADIGVEVAEALLEQGAGEILKALYN; encoded by the coding sequence ATGAGTCACCTCAACACTACCCGCACCGTTCGAATTGCTACTAGAAAAAGCGCGCTAGCGCTTTGGCAAGCAGAGTATGTGAAGGCAAAATTAATGGAGCACTATCCATCAATGACCGTTGAGCTTGTGCCTATGAGTACGCAGGGCGATAAAATTTTAGATACGCCATTGGCGAAAATTGGCGGTAAAGGACTGTTCATTAAAGAACTTGAAATAGCCATGTTGGAAGGCCGTGCTGATATCGCGGTTCACTCAATGAAAGACGTCCCAGTAGAGTTTCCTGAAGGTTTTGGTTTACACGCTATTTGTGAACGCGAAAACCCGTTTGATGCCTTTGTTTCTAATGACCACGATAGCCTAGATGCGTTGCCACAAGGAGCAGTTGTCGGCACATCTAGCCTTCGCAGACAGTGCCAAGTTCGCAAATATCGTCCAGATCTCATCATTAAAGATTTACGCGGTAATGTGAACACGCGATTAGCAAAGCTAGATGCGGGTGAATACGACGCCATTATCCTAGCTTCCGCTGGCCTTATTCGTCTTGAAATGGAATCTCGTATTCGTATGCCGTTGCCTGCCGACATTTCGCTGCCGGCTGTAGGCCAAGGTGCAGTAGGTATTGAATGCCGTAACGACGACGAAGAGCTAATTAACTTGCTACAAGCGTTAAATCATACCGATACCAATACCCGTGTTACCGCAGAGCGCGCCATGAATGAGAGATTGGAAGGCGGCTGCCAAGTACCTATTGGTAGTTTTGCTACCCTAGACGGCGACGTACTAACCTTAACTGGTATGGTTGGAAAACCAGATGGCTCTGAGCTGCTGTTTGCGTCTGCTACTGCGTCACGCGAAAAAGCCGCAGACATAGGTGTTGAAGTAGCGGAAGCGCTATTAGAGCAAGGTGCCGGGGAAATTCTTAAAGCACTTTATAACTAA
- a CDS encoding GGDEF domain-containing protein, with the protein MDNTPIGQLLRNAQQDEAEVKRRKLTLYFISYVGGTIIAFMAWLNFGTNNPLLVSVLATSATVIYLNVALSHIFPKSDVFYYFAGLIVLFTINALVYTGGLNNTGLYFIFPLLFIQIIVVRFKPAMLYVAVTIGLSIYMLYNQDAIVAKYPDEHVSRFLIATFCFICVAFIGENFWHKSRKEMLRENLERMKQANTDPLTKLPNRRFLETVFFERAMKDPGAYFPLTTVVVDIDHFKKINDTYGHDIGDEVLIHFTSIIKGAVRASDIVARTGGEEFLVLFPLAPLSQGVKLAEKMRKVVEENPFIEGDINHNITASFGVATALTDDKLHASLKHADDNLYKAKNGGRNRVAE; encoded by the coding sequence ATGGACAACACGCCAATTGGACAATTACTAAGAAACGCGCAACAAGACGAAGCTGAAGTAAAAAGACGCAAACTGACGTTGTATTTCATTTCCTATGTTGGTGGCACCATAATCGCATTTATGGCGTGGCTCAATTTTGGTACCAATAACCCATTGTTGGTTAGTGTATTAGCTACATCTGCCACCGTTATTTACCTCAACGTTGCGCTTTCACATATTTTCCCCAAAAGTGATGTGTTTTATTATTTCGCAGGGCTTATTGTTCTTTTTACCATCAATGCCTTGGTTTATACCGGCGGGCTGAACAACACGGGCTTGTACTTCATATTTCCACTACTTTTTATTCAAATAATAGTGGTGCGATTTAAACCCGCTATGCTCTATGTTGCAGTCACCATAGGGTTGTCGATTTATATGCTGTATAACCAAGACGCTATTGTTGCAAAATACCCTGATGAGCATGTTTCACGATTTTTAATTGCGACATTCTGTTTTATTTGCGTTGCTTTTATTGGAGAAAATTTCTGGCACAAAAGCCGAAAAGAAATGCTGCGTGAAAACTTAGAGCGCATGAAGCAAGCTAACACAGACCCGCTAACCAAATTACCAAATAGACGTTTTTTAGAAACCGTCTTTTTTGAACGTGCCATGAAAGACCCTGGCGCCTATTTCCCTCTTACAACAGTGGTTGTCGATATAGACCATTTCAAGAAGATTAACGACACCTATGGTCATGATATTGGTGATGAGGTGCTAATCCACTTCACTAGCATTATCAAAGGTGCTGTTAGAGCATCTGACATTGTTGCGCGTACCGGCGGAGAAGAGTTCTTGGTACTCTTTCCTCTAGCGCCTTTGAGCCAAGGCGTAAAACTTGCGGAAAAAATGAGAAAGGTTGTTGAAGAAAATCCATTTATAGAAGGGGATATCAATCACAACATTACCGCCAGTTTTGGCGTGGCTACCGCGCTTACTGACGACAAACTGCACGCTAGCTTAAAGCACGCTGATGATAATCTCTATAAAGCTAAAAATGGGGGGAGAAACCGCGTTGCAGAATAG
- a CDS encoding alpha/beta hydrolase codes for MTQQLLPCVEINPSTTPDACVIWLHGLGDSGHGFAPIVPELKLPESMAVKFLFPHAPERPVTINGGMRMRAWYDIKSLDFESRADLEGVKESAAQVEALIEAQIESGIPSERIVLAGFSQGGVIALHLAPRYARKFAGVIALSTYMSEPSLLASEATDTNRETPIMMAHGEQDEVVPVFMGNAAFKTLNENGFKATWQTYNMQHNVCMDELSDISDWLQKVLN; via the coding sequence ATGACTCAGCAACTTCTGCCGTGCGTAGAGATAAACCCATCCACTACGCCTGATGCCTGCGTTATCTGGCTACACGGTCTAGGCGATTCAGGCCACGGTTTTGCGCCTATCGTGCCTGAACTAAAGCTTCCTGAATCAATGGCCGTCAAATTTCTATTCCCCCATGCACCTGAACGCCCCGTAACCATTAACGGTGGAATGCGTATGCGTGCATGGTACGACATCAAATCACTGGACTTTGAAAGCCGTGCCGATTTAGAAGGCGTAAAAGAATCAGCTGCCCAAGTAGAAGCACTTATTGAAGCGCAAATTGAAAGTGGTATTCCTAGCGAACGCATAGTACTTGCTGGGTTTTCTCAAGGCGGGGTAATTGCACTTCATCTAGCACCTCGATATGCCCGTAAGTTTGCTGGCGTTATTGCACTATCAACTTATATGAGTGAGCCATCGCTACTTGCAAGTGAGGCAACAGACACAAATCGTGAAACGCCTATTATGATGGCGCACGGCGAGCAGGACGAAGTGGTACCCGTATTCATGGGCAATGCGGCATTTAAAACGTTAAACGAAAACGGTTTTAAAGCCACATGGCAAACCTACAACATGCAGCATAATGTATGTATGGATGAGCTAAGCGATATCAGTGATTGGCTTCAGAAAGTTCTAAACTAA